A part of Streptomyces sp. NBC_01497 genomic DNA contains:
- a CDS encoding CGNR zinc finger domain-containing protein: MDLASYSDYAVRLVNTEEPLRGTDTLTSVEAVRTLFGTASQVARRATDADVTRLRSVRARLRAVFTAADESDETLAVDLLNALLLDFPVSPKVSGHDTLNDEGRPDWHMHLAEHTSNATAAYAATAAMGLAFHLTGYGVDRLGLCEAAPCRNAYLDTSTNRSRRYCSDRCATRANVAAYRARKRLETERSASTGRSAEASQETVAPIER, translated from the coding sequence GTGGATCTGGCCTCTTACTCGGACTACGCGGTGCGCCTCGTCAACACCGAGGAGCCTTTGCGTGGCACCGACACGCTCACCTCGGTCGAGGCCGTACGGACCCTGTTCGGCACGGCGTCCCAGGTGGCGCGCAGGGCCACGGACGCGGACGTCACCCGCCTGCGGTCCGTACGGGCGCGGCTGCGCGCCGTCTTCACGGCGGCCGACGAGAGCGACGAGACGCTGGCCGTGGACCTGCTCAACGCGCTGCTGCTGGACTTCCCCGTCAGCCCCAAGGTGTCCGGGCACGACACCCTCAACGACGAGGGCCGGCCCGACTGGCACATGCACCTCGCGGAGCACACGTCGAACGCCACCGCCGCCTACGCGGCGACGGCCGCGATGGGCCTCGCCTTCCATCTCACCGGGTACGGCGTCGACCGGCTCGGCCTGTGCGAGGCGGCGCCCTGCCGCAACGCCTACCTCGACACGTCGACCAACCGCTCCCGCCGCTACTGCTCCGACCGGTGCGCCACCCGGGCCAACGTGGCGGCCTACCGGGCCCGCAAGCGCCTGGAGACGGAGCGGTCCGCGAGCACCGGACGCAGTGCCGAGGCCAGCCAGGAGACGGTGGCGCCGATCGAACGGTGA
- the sodX gene encoding nickel-type superoxide dismutase maturation protease, with protein sequence MTQQGRDPREARVPLGIAEVTGPSMYPTLKHGDQLLVQYKAPVKTGDVAVLKHPLQQDLLIVKRLVERRDGGWWVLGDNPAAEGDSRLFGTVPDELLLARVLGRYRPRGEAHRSIGATVSWLASALRPVLADRSVSRRLRAR encoded by the coding sequence ATGACGCAACAGGGGCGTGACCCACGGGAGGCGAGGGTGCCGCTGGGCATCGCCGAGGTGACGGGTCCGTCCATGTATCCGACGCTCAAACACGGCGACCAGCTCCTCGTTCAGTACAAGGCGCCGGTGAAGACCGGTGATGTGGCCGTGCTGAAGCATCCGCTCCAGCAGGATCTGCTCATCGTCAAGCGACTGGTCGAACGGCGTGACGGCGGCTGGTGGGTGCTCGGGGACAACCCCGCCGCCGAGGGCGACAGCCGGCTGTTCGGCACGGTGCCCGACGAACTGCTGCTGGCCCGGGTCCTCGGCCGCTACCGGCCGCGCGGCGAGGCTCACCGTTCGATCGGCGCCACCGTCTCCTGGCTGGCCTCGGCACTGCGTCCGGTGCTCGCGGACCGCTCCGTCTCCAGGCGCTTGCGGGCCCGGTAG
- a CDS encoding amino acid ABC transporter ATP-binding protein, with translation MTAMVRAQGVHKSFGAVEVLKGIDLEVAPQEVFCLVGPSGSGKSTFLRCINHLEKINAGRLYVDGELVGYRQHGDKLYELRDSEVALKRRDIGMVFQRFNLFPHMTAIENVMEAPVRVRRQSRATARANAVRLLDRVGLSDKSDNYPSQLSGGQQQRVAIARALAMEPKLMLFDEPTSALDPELVGDVLDVMRDLASDGMTMIVVTHEMGFAREVGDALVFMDDGVVVESGHPREVLTKPRHERTKAFLSKVL, from the coding sequence ATGACCGCGATGGTGAGGGCCCAGGGCGTGCACAAGTCCTTCGGCGCCGTGGAGGTGCTCAAGGGCATCGACCTGGAGGTCGCGCCGCAGGAGGTGTTCTGCCTGGTCGGTCCGTCCGGCTCGGGCAAGTCGACGTTCCTGCGCTGCATCAACCACCTGGAGAAGATCAACGCCGGCCGGCTGTACGTCGACGGCGAGCTGGTCGGCTACCGGCAGCACGGCGACAAGCTGTACGAGCTGCGCGACAGCGAGGTGGCACTCAAGCGCCGCGACATCGGCATGGTGTTCCAGCGCTTCAACCTGTTCCCCCACATGACGGCCATCGAGAACGTCATGGAGGCGCCCGTCCGGGTCAGGCGGCAGAGCAGGGCCACGGCCCGCGCGAACGCCGTGCGGCTGCTGGACCGGGTCGGTCTGTCCGACAAGTCGGACAACTACCCGTCGCAGCTGTCCGGCGGCCAGCAGCAGCGCGTCGCGATCGCCCGCGCGCTGGCCATGGAGCCGAAGCTGATGCTGTTCGACGAGCCGACGTCGGCGCTCGACCCGGAGCTCGTGGGCGATGTCCTGGACGTGATGCGCGACCTGGCGTCCGACGGCATGACGATGATCGTCGTCACCCACGAGATGGGCTTCGCCCGCGAGGTCGGGGACGCGCTGGTGTTCATGGACGACGGCGTGGTCGTGGAGTCGGGCCACCCGCGGGAGGTCCTGACGAAGCCGCGGCACGAACGCACGAAGGCGTTCCTGTCCAAGGTTCTGTGA
- a CDS encoding amino acid ABC transporter permease, translating to MSVDINNKAEPADAVPAPPEAIRAIPVKHYGRYVSGVIAVAVLVLIIYAFSQGKVNWGAIPDFFFDSRVLGGVGKTLLLTVLAMVMGVVLGVILSVMRLSKNPVTSAISWFYIWFFRGTPVYVQLLVWFNLGLVFEYINLGPIYKDYWSSFMTPFLTALLGLGLNEAAYMAEICRAGLLSVDEGQTEASQALGMSHGKTLRRIVIPQAMRVIVPPTGNEVINMLKTTSLVSAVQYSELLRVAQDIGQTSGAAAEMLFLAAAWYLILTTVFSVGQFYLERYYARGSSRALPPTPWQKVRANMLSLSNRAGGGAA from the coding sequence GTGAGTGTCGACATCAACAACAAGGCGGAACCCGCCGACGCCGTGCCCGCACCACCGGAGGCCATCCGCGCCATCCCGGTGAAGCACTACGGGCGGTACGTCTCCGGCGTGATCGCCGTCGCCGTACTCGTCCTGATCATCTACGCCTTCTCGCAGGGCAAGGTGAACTGGGGTGCGATCCCCGACTTCTTCTTCGACTCGCGCGTGCTCGGCGGCGTCGGCAAGACCCTGCTCCTGACGGTGCTCGCGATGGTGATGGGCGTCGTGCTCGGCGTCATCCTCTCCGTGATGCGCCTGTCGAAGAACCCGGTGACCTCGGCCATCTCGTGGTTCTACATCTGGTTCTTCCGGGGTACGCCGGTCTACGTGCAACTGCTGGTCTGGTTCAACCTGGGCCTGGTCTTCGAGTACATCAACCTCGGACCGATCTACAAGGACTACTGGTCGTCGTTCATGACGCCGTTCCTGACGGCCCTGCTCGGCCTCGGCCTCAACGAGGCCGCGTACATGGCGGAGATCTGCCGCGCCGGTCTGCTCTCGGTGGACGAGGGCCAGACGGAGGCGTCCCAGGCGCTCGGCATGAGCCACGGCAAGACCCTGCGGCGGATCGTCATCCCGCAGGCGATGCGGGTGATCGTGCCGCCTACGGGCAACGAGGTCATCAACATGCTGAAGACGACCTCGCTGGTCTCCGCGGTGCAGTACTCGGAGCTGCTGCGGGTCGCGCAGGACATCGGGCAGACCTCGGGCGCCGCGGCGGAGATGCTGTTCCTGGCGGCGGCCTGGTACCTGATCCTGACGACGGTCTTCAGCGTCGGCCAGTTCTACCTGGAGCGGTACTACGCGCGCGGGTCGAGCCGGGCGCTGCCGCCGACGCCCTGGCAGAAGGTCAGGGCGAACATGCTCTCGCTGAGCAACCGTGCCGGAGGAGGTGCCGCATGA
- a CDS encoding ABC transporter substrate-binding protein, whose product MSTTPRTIAVRSRVAAVGALAVAGALVLTGCGDQTKKDSGSSGAASTSAAPSLHDKLPQQIKDQGVLKVGSDIAYAPVEFTDKSGKTAGMDPDIGAAIGKQLGVRVEFENGTFDSLVTGLRAKRYDMIMSAMTDTKDRQNGVEDGKKVGAGVDFVDYYSAGVSIYTQKGKTQGISGWNDLCGKTIVVERGTVSEDLSKSEAKKCPAGKKVKIESFDTDQQAQVRLKSGGADAGSSDSPIAAYAVKTSGGGNDFQLVGKTVEAAPYGIAVTKGDTQLTQALQQALDAIIKNGEYQKILQKWGADSGAVTSAAINAGS is encoded by the coding sequence ATGAGTACCACCCCTCGCACCATCGCCGTGAGGTCCCGGGTCGCCGCTGTCGGCGCGCTCGCGGTCGCGGGCGCCCTCGTCCTGACCGGCTGCGGCGACCAGACGAAGAAGGACAGCGGGAGCAGCGGTGCCGCCAGCACGAGCGCCGCGCCCTCCCTGCACGACAAGCTGCCGCAGCAGATCAAGGACCAGGGCGTTCTCAAGGTCGGATCCGACATCGCGTACGCACCGGTCGAATTCACCGACAAGTCGGGCAAGACGGCGGGCATGGACCCGGACATCGGCGCGGCCATCGGCAAGCAGCTCGGCGTGAGGGTGGAGTTCGAGAACGGCACCTTCGACTCGCTGGTGACCGGCCTGCGCGCCAAGCGCTACGACATGATCATGTCGGCGATGACGGACACCAAGGACCGGCAGAACGGCGTCGAGGACGGCAAGAAGGTCGGCGCCGGCGTCGACTTCGTCGACTACTACAGCGCGGGCGTCTCGATCTACACGCAGAAGGGCAAGACCCAGGGCATCAGCGGCTGGAACGACCTCTGCGGCAAGACCATCGTGGTGGAGCGCGGCACCGTCTCCGAGGACCTCTCCAAGTCCGAGGCGAAGAAGTGCCCGGCCGGCAAGAAGGTCAAGATCGAGTCGTTCGACACCGACCAGCAGGCGCAGGTCCGCCTCAAGAGCGGTGGCGCGGACGCCGGTTCGTCGGACTCCCCGATCGCCGCCTACGCGGTGAAGACCTCCGGCGGCGGCAACGACTTCCAGCTGGTCGGCAAGACCGTCGAGGCGGCGCCGTACGGCATCGCGGTGACGAAGGGCGACACCCAGCTGACCCAGGCGCTCCAGCAGGCCCTGGACGCGATCATCAAGAACGGCGAATACCAGAAGATCCTCCAGAAGTGGGGTGCCGACAGCGGCGCCGTCACCTCGGCGGCGATCAACGCCGGCAGCTGA
- a CDS encoding class I SAM-dependent methyltransferase → MLEVRETGSGTDWRAWQRSWDRQQEWFMPDREDRFRVMLDMVEALTGSAPRVLDLACGTGSITARLLERFPGATSTGVDLDPALLAIARGTFAGDARVSFVAADLTDPDWTSALPYTEYDAVLTATALHWLHAEPLAELYGRIAGLTREGGVFANADHMAHEDTPRIDAAERAHRHARMDREKKDGALDWAAWWETAAADPALAEATAERFRIYGSHADGGTPPLQWHVAALRAAGFGEARAVWASPADTVVLALK, encoded by the coding sequence ATGCTGGAAGTACGGGAAACGGGAAGCGGTACCGACTGGCGGGCCTGGCAGCGGAGCTGGGACCGCCAGCAGGAGTGGTTCATGCCCGACCGGGAGGACCGCTTCCGGGTCATGCTCGACATGGTCGAAGCCCTGACCGGGTCCGCGCCGCGCGTGCTGGACCTCGCCTGCGGCACCGGAAGCATCACCGCCCGGCTGCTGGAGAGGTTCCCCGGGGCCACCAGTACGGGCGTCGACCTCGACCCCGCGCTGCTGGCCATCGCGCGCGGCACCTTCGCGGGCGACGCGCGGGTCTCGTTCGTCGCCGCCGACCTCACGGACCCCGACTGGACGAGCGCGCTGCCGTACACCGAGTACGACGCGGTGCTCACCGCGACCGCCCTGCACTGGCTGCACGCCGAACCGCTCGCCGAGCTGTACGGGCGGATCGCCGGTCTCACCCGCGAGGGCGGCGTCTTCGCCAACGCGGACCACATGGCTCACGAGGACACCCCCCGCATCGACGCGGCGGAGCGCGCCCACCGGCACGCCCGGATGGACCGGGAGAAGAAGGACGGCGCCCTCGACTGGGCCGCCTGGTGGGAGACCGCGGCCGCCGACCCGGCGCTCGCGGAGGCGACCGCCGAACGGTTCCGGATCTACGGCAGCCACGCCGACGGCGGGACGCCCCCGCTCCAGTGGCACGTGGCGGCGCTGCGCGCGGCCGGATTCGGCGAGGCGCGCGCGGTGTGGGCCTCCCCGGCGGACACGGTCGTCCTCGCGCTCAAGTGA